In Nostoc edaphicum CCNP1411, the sequence TCACACTGCCTTTAGTTGATTTGCGCGGATTATCACCAGAACATCAAGCAGCGCAAGTCATGCAACAGGCAAAGCTTTTAACTGTGCGTCCTTTCCATCTGACTCAGGCTCCGTTGTTGCGTGTGGCACTTCTGCAACTAAGTACTACGGAATATGTGCTGCTGTTTGTCATGCAGCACATTATTGCTGATTATTGGTCAATGCGTGTCTTGGTGAGAGAATTGGCATTGCTATATCAAGGATATAGTGAAGGTAAACCATTACTTTTACCTGATTTATCAATTCAGTATGTAGATTTTGCTACTTGGCAACAGAAATGGCTGCAAAGCGAAGCACGCACCAATCAACTAACTTATTGGAAAAAACAACTCCAAAATTGTCCCCGTGAATTATCCCTACCAATAGATTATCCTCGTCCAGCAAGACAGACTTTCAAAGGAGCGCGGCAGTTTTTTACACTGTCACTAGCATTATCTGACAGGCTGGGGCAAGTGAGTCAACAGCAAGGTGCTACATTATTTATGACCATGCTGACAGCATTTAATGTCTTGCTCTATCGCTACAGTGGACAAAAAGATATTCTGGTAGGCTCCACGGTTACTAGCCGCGATCGCCCAGAAATTGCTAATCTAATTGGGTTATTTGTAAATAATCTGGTTTTTCGTACCAATTTATCTGGTAATCCTAGTTTTTGTGACTTACTGAATCAAGTCCGTGAAACAGTCTTGGGGGCGTTATCTCATCAAGAATTGCCCTTTGAAGACTTGGTAGAACAACTGCAACCGGAACGGAATTTAAGTCAAAATCCTCTGTTTCAGGTAATGTTTATTCTCCACAATACCAAGAGCCAAAGCACTGATTTAGCTGGATTGACAATTGAACCTTTGGAGACTGAACATTCTACCACCCGCTTTGATTTGAGCTTGGATATGTACGAAACACCAAGGGGATTAACGGGGACATTGGAGTATAGTACCGATTTATTCCAAGCAGCAACCATCGATCGCCTGATTCAGAATTTCCAAACACTGCTGCATGGAATTGGGGAAAATCCCGAACAATCTATTGCTGAGTTGCCTTTACTCACAGAGAATGAGCAACAACAGCTACTTGTGCAATGGAATGATACTGTTGTAGAAATTCCTGATTTATGCGTTCATGAATTATTTGCTCAACAAGCCGCAAGAACACCAGATAAAATAGCAGTTATTTTTGAGAATAAATCCCTAACTTACAGAGAACTTAACACGAAAGCGAATCAACTCGCCCATTCTTTGCAAAAGTTGGGTGTTCAAACAGAAACACGGGTGGGGATTTGCTGCGATCGCTCCTTGGAAATGGCGATCGCACTTTTGGCAGTTCTCAAAGCTGGAGCCGCATATATTCCCCTCGATCCTGCTTATCCTCAAGAGCGTTTGGCGTTTATCCTCCAAGATGCTCAAATATCAATATTACTTACTCAAAATAAATTATTAAATTTATTACCGGAAAATACTGCGGAAATTCTTTGTATAGATAAGCATATTGATAATTCAGAGAGTGAGAATCCCTTAGTTAAAGTTTACCCCAATCAGCTAGCCTATCTAATTTACACCTCTGGCTCTACAGGTACACCGAAAGGTGTGCAAATTTTGCACAGAGGACTGACCAACTTTTTGAATACAATGGCGAAAATGCCGGGATTAACGGCAAAAGATACCCTCCTCGCCGTGACAACCTTAGCATTTGACATCGCCGCCTTAGAGATTTTCTTGCCGTTAATTGTTGGTGCTAGTCTGGTGCTTGTACCACGGGAGGTAACACTAGATGGAGTCCAACTAGCAGCCGCCATAGAAGAACATCAAATCTCTGTTATGCAAGCTACTCCAGCCACCTGGCGCTTACTCCTAGCTAGTGGTTGGCGTGGGAAAAAAGATTTAAAAATTCTCTGCGGTGGAGAAGTTTTAGATAATTCCCTCGCCCAGGAGTTAATATCATGCAGTGGAGAAGTTTGGAACCTTTACGGGCCAACAGAAACTACAATTTGGTCAGCTGCTCAAAAACTCAGTCCGTGTGAGTCTGTTACCATTGGTCGTCCCATCGCCAATACTCAATTTTACGTCCTTGATGACCATTTGCAACCTGTTCCCGTGGGTGTACCAGGAGAACTCTACATTGGTGGTGCGGGAGTAGCACGGGGTTATTGGCAACGTCCAGATTTAACAGCAGAGAGGTTTGTGGCAAATCCATTTGTTGGGGAATGGGGACTGGGGAATAGGGACTGGGGACTGGGGACTGGGGACTGGGGACTGGGGGAAAGGGAGAAGAGTTTTCCCCTCTTCCCCTCGCACCCTGCCTCTCTGCCTCTTTTCAATGCCCCATGCCCCATCCCCAATCTCTACAAAACAGGCGATCGCGTTCGTTATCTCCCCGATGGTAATTTAGAATACTTGGGTCGTTTAGATAACCAAGTGAAAATTCGGGGTTATCGCATTGAATTGGGTGAAATTGAAGCGGTACTCAATCAACATCCCGAAGTGGCTCAGGCTGTAGTTACTGTGAGGGAGGATGAACCGGGAGAGCGTCGTTTAGTTGCGTATGTTGTCCACAATACACCCCACCCCAGCCCTCCCCTTGCTAAGGGGAGGGTGCGCGTTAGCGCGGGTGGGGTTACTATCCGTTCTTTCTTAGCGACAAAACTACCAGCCTACATGATCCCGGCAGCGATTGTAGTACTGGAAAAATTACCTCTTACACCTAATGGTAAAGTTGATCGTCAAGCGTTACCAAATCCTGATGTAAATTCGGTGGCGACTACAGCCACGGCTTCTTATACACCTACACAAGAACTGTTGACAGGCATTTGGGCATCGGTGTTGGGTATAGAGTTAGTCGAAATTTATGATAATTTCTTCAATTTAGGAGGACATTCGCTGTTAGCAACGCGGGTAGTTTCTCAAATTCGGCAGGTGTTTAATGTAGAATTTCCCTTGCGTCATCTATTTGAAACGCCAGTACTCGCTAATTTGGCAGAGGTAATTGAGCAAAGCCAAGCTTTAAATGTAGCCCCGGCGATATTGCCAATTCAGCGCAGTGGTAATTTACCTCTGTCTTTTGCCCAGCAACGCTTTTGGATTTTGTCGCAGTTAGAGCCAGATAGCCCATTTTACAATATTCCCTTGGCGGTGGAAATTCAGGGAAATATTGACTTGGGGATTTTGCAGCGTAGTTTTGATGAGATGGTGCAACAACAGGAAATTCTCAGGACAACTTTTCAAAGTGTTGATGGACAACCTGTTTTGAGGATTGCTGATTTTTGTCAGATCAATATATTAGCAATTGATTTGCAAGCTCTGGCGGCTAATGAACAGCAACAGGAAATTAAAGATTTGGTGTTGCTGCTCTCACAACAACCGTTTAATTTGGAGGATGGGCCACTACTGCGGGTGCAGTTGTTGCGTTTGGGTGATACACGTCATGTTTTGCTGTTGACGTTGCATCATATCATTGCTGATGCTTGGTCTATGGGGTTATTGGTTAGGAATGTGGTGGGGTTATATCACGCAGAGGCATCCAGGCGCACAAAGGAGGAGAAATTTACAGATATTCAATATGTGGATTTTGCTTACTGGCAGCGACAATGGTTGCAGGGTGAGGTTTTAGAGGGGCATTTGGAATATTGGCGACAGCAGTTAGCTGATGCGCCTGCAATGCTGGAGTTACCGACGGATTATTCTCGTCCGGCTGTACAATCTTTTCGGGGGGCTGTGCATCGCTTTAGTTTGTCTTCGGGGTTAACTGAAGCCTTAAAACAGTTAAGTCAGCGTCATCAGAGTACTTTATTCATGACTTTGCTGGCTACTTTGAATGTGCTGTTACATCGTTATACGGGCAGTGATGATATTGTTGTTGGTAGTGCGATCGCTAATCGAAATCGTGTAGAGACAGAATCATTAATTGGCTGTTTTGCCAATACTTTAGCACTGCGTAGCGATTTAAGCGGCTATCCCACCTTTAAAACGTTACTGCAACGAGTCCGAGCAACCGCTCTCGGTGCTTATGCTCATCAAGATTTACCTTTTGAGCAATTAGTGGAAGTTCTTCAGCCGGTGCGATCGCTCAGTCATACGCCAATTTTTCAAGTTATGCTGATATTGCAAAATCTCCCTCTGCCAGAATTAGATATGGCAGGGATACAATGTCAAATTCTTGACGCAGATAGTGGAACGGCAAAATTTGACCTGACTTGGATAGTTAGCGAAACTCTAGAGGGACTGAGTTGTAAGCTGGAGTACAACACCGATTTATTTTCAGCGTCAACTATTGCGCGTTTGGCTGGACATCTGGAAACACTATTAGAAGCCGTTGTTGCTAATCCTCAACAATCGATTGCCGAACTACCTTTGTTGAGTGCTGGTGAAAAACAGCAATTGGTACAATGGAACCAAACTCAACGGGAATATCCTGATGGGCAATGTTTACATGAATTATTTACTGCCCAAGTCAGCCAAATTCCTAAACACACCGCCGTTATTTGGGGTAGAGAAAGTTTAAGTTATCAGGAATTAAACACCAAAGCTAATCAGCTGGCTCACTACCTACAAAGTTTAGGCGTGCAGCCAGAGGTTCCCGTGGGGATTTGTGTAAATCGTTCCCTGGATATGATTATCGGTTTGTTGGGTATTCTGAAAGCTGGAGGCGCTTACGTTCCCCTTGATCCCAGTTATCCTCAAGAAAGACTGGGATTAATTATTCAAAATGCTCAGATTCAGGTTTTGATTAGCCAGCAGCAGCAATTGCCC encodes:
- a CDS encoding non-ribosomal peptide synthetase, whose translation is MSHSQPNTSELQALHKRQLLAKLLQQQAAKQQNFPLSFAQKRLWFLEQLQPGLSVYNLPSALRLKGKLNINALGQSLQSIVRRHEILHTSFSVVNDEPVQNIAAKFSLTLPLVDLRGLSPEHQAAQVMQQAKLLTVRPFHLTQAPLLRVALLQLSTTEYVLLFVMQHIIADYWSMRVLVRELALLYQGYSEGKPLLLPDLSIQYVDFATWQQKWLQSEARTNQLTYWKKQLQNCPRELSLPIDYPRPARQTFKGARQFFTLSLALSDRLGQVSQQQGATLFMTMLTAFNVLLYRYSGQKDILVGSTVTSRDRPEIANLIGLFVNNLVFRTNLSGNPSFCDLLNQVRETVLGALSHQELPFEDLVEQLQPERNLSQNPLFQVMFILHNTKSQSTDLAGLTIEPLETEHSTTRFDLSLDMYETPRGLTGTLEYSTDLFQAATIDRLIQNFQTLLHGIGENPEQSIAELPLLTENEQQQLLVQWNDTVVEIPDLCVHELFAQQAARTPDKIAVIFENKSLTYRELNTKANQLAHSLQKLGVQTETRVGICCDRSLEMAIALLAVLKAGAAYIPLDPAYPQERLAFILQDAQISILLTQNKLLNLLPENTAEILCIDKHIDNSESENPLVKVYPNQLAYLIYTSGSTGTPKGVQILHRGLTNFLNTMAKMPGLTAKDTLLAVTTLAFDIAALEIFLPLIVGASLVLVPREVTLDGVQLAAAIEEHQISVMQATPATWRLLLASGWRGKKDLKILCGGEVLDNSLAQELISCSGEVWNLYGPTETTIWSAAQKLSPCESVTIGRPIANTQFYVLDDHLQPVPVGVPGELYIGGAGVARGYWQRPDLTAERFVANPFVGEWGLGNRDWGLGTGDWGLGEREKSFPLFPSHPASLPLFNAPCPIPNLYKTGDRVRYLPDGNLEYLGRLDNQVKIRGYRIELGEIEAVLNQHPEVAQAVVTVREDEPGERRLVAYVVHNTPHPSPPLAKGRVRVSAGGVTIRSFLATKLPAYMIPAAIVVLEKLPLTPNGKVDRQALPNPDVNSVATTATASYTPTQELLTGIWASVLGIELVEIYDNFFNLGGHSLLATRVVSQIRQVFNVEFPLRHLFETPVLANLAEVIEQSQALNVAPAILPIQRSGNLPLSFAQQRFWILSQLEPDSPFYNIPLAVEIQGNIDLGILQRSFDEMVQQQEILRTTFQSVDGQPVLRIADFCQINILAIDLQALAANEQQQEIKDLVLLLSQQPFNLEDGPLLRVQLLRLGDTRHVLLLTLHHIIADAWSMGLLVRNVVGLYHAEASRRTKEEKFTDIQYVDFAYWQRQWLQGEVLEGHLEYWRQQLADAPAMLELPTDYSRPAVQSFRGAVHRFSLSSGLTEALKQLSQRHQSTLFMTLLATLNVLLHRYTGSDDIVVGSAIANRNRVETESLIGCFANTLALRSDLSGYPTFKTLLQRVRATALGAYAHQDLPFEQLVEVLQPVRSLSHTPIFQVMLILQNLPLPELDMAGIQCQILDADSGTAKFDLTWIVSETLEGLSCKLEYNTDLFSASTIARLAGHLETLLEAVVANPQQSIAELPLLSAGEKQQLVQWNQTQREYPDGQCLHELFTAQVSQIPKHTAVIWGRESLSYQELNTKANQLAHYLQSLGVQPEVPVGICVNRSLDMIIGLLGILKAGGAYVPLDPSYPQERLGLIIQNAQIQVLISQQQQLPKLPSLDIPVICLDTDAEAISLQNTANPSSSLTPDNLAYIIYTSGTTGIPKGVAISHRSPVTLIYWAKEVYSAAQLAGVLGSTSICFDLSVFEIFVTLSCGGSVILADNALQLPELPAAGQVTLLNTVPSAARELLRLNAIPASVRTVNLAGEPLPKSLVQQLYQQSTIDQVFNLYGPSEDTTYSTFTLIPKDSNQAPTIGHPIANTQVYILDKNLQPLPIGVPGEIYLGGAGIARGYWQQPDLTAERFVANPFDNSKLYKTGDRARYLDDGNIEYLGRWDHQVKLRGFRIELGEIEAVLHQHPGVLQAVAIARQDTLDHARLVAYVVPKSKLQETELRQFLAAKLPGYMVPSALVILETLPLTANGKVDRRALPIPELGPVNTSFTVSRTPLEQQLVTIWSQVLGVESIGIHDNFFSLGGDSILAIQVVAKANQQGLALLPRQMFQYQTVAELAAIVDTNGEISIPQEVVTGDIPLTPIQHWFFEENPVDSHHWNQAIILEVQQPLNFTWLRQALDKIIIHHDGLRSYYPTPALPLERGEKKISDLSPFQGGIKGGVYIDLSELAVVAPEKVQKAIATHANDLQASFDLNNPPLLRVAYFDLGEQQNHRLLIIIHHLIVDGISWRILLEDLQSAYQQLSQKQEIQLPPKTTSFQQWAIQLRDYAQTANLQPALDYWTSPSWQQITSLPIDDPQGCNTMADVDTYSVSLSYQDTQALLQQVPAAYHTQINDVLLTALVLAFHSWSGDRHLLVELEGHGREDLFPSMNLSRTVGWFTSLFPLFLNIEASSELGDSLKTIKEQLRQVPDRGISYGLLRYLASPTIQAKLQAVPSPQVRFNYLGQSDQIFSQSSLFIPARESVGHSRSQRGTRNTLIEINSIVTGGQLRFDWFYSRTLHKEQTIATLAENYQTKLRSLIQHCLSPNANGFTPSDFPQMELTQAELDKLLADI